The genomic interval CCCTCATCGGCCGCCGCATCAAGGCGGCAGGCTAAAGCCTGCTCGCAGAACTCCTCGGGGGAGCATCCACCCGGCTGTGAATCGTAGATGCAGCGGAGGAGGGGCTGTTCGCAAATTGGTCGGTCATTTGCAGCCGGATTTCTGCAGCTTGCTCTCCCGAGTGTGGCCTTATCTGGGCAGGCGGATGATGAATTCCGCAAACCGGCCCTCCTCGCTTTCGAAGAACAGCTGTCCGCCGTGCTGCTGTACGATAAGATCATAACTGATGGAGAGCCCGAGGCCGGTGCCCTTGCCGGGGGGCTTGGTGGTGAAAAAGGGGGTGAAGAGCTTTTCCCTGATCGCCGGAGGTATCCCGTCGCCGTTGTCGCGGATGCGGACCTCGATCTGGTCGCCGAGGCTGCGGGTTTTCACGGGGAGGGTGGGTTTGAATTCCCCGTTCTGCTCCAGCTGCTTGCGATGCACCTCATAAAAACCGTTGGTGATGATATTGAGAAAAACGCGGCTGACGTCCTGAGGTATGACGCTGAGTTTGCCCACCGCTGGATCGAGATCGGTCTCGATGGTGACGTTAAAGCCGGCATCCTGGGCGCGCATGCCGTGATAGGCCAGATTGATGTCCTCGGCGAGCAGGGCGTTGATATCGGTGAGCTGGCGCTCATCCGACCGGCCGCGGGAGTGCTGAAGCATACTCCTGACGATGCTGTCCGCCCGCTTGCCGTGCTCCTCGACCTTGGCGGCGTTCTGCTCCAGCATGACGAGGATTTCCGCGATGGCCGACTGGTCCTGCCGCTCGCGGCTCAACTCCTCCCTCAGCTCATCGACCAGATTGCGGGAGAGCTGGGCGAAATTGTTGACGAAATTGAGGGGATTCTTGATCTCGTGGGCGATGCCGGCGGTGAGGGCGCCGAGGGCGGCCAGCTTGGACTGAGTGACCAGCTTTTCCTGCGTGCTCTTCAACTCCTCGAGTAAAGCTGTGAGCCGGCGGTAGGCCTCGGCGTTGTCGAGGGCGATAGCGCTGTAGGCGGCGAGGTTGCGCAGCATATTGACATGACAATCATCATAGACATTGCGGGCGCGGCTCTGCGCCGAGATCACCCCGATGACCTTGTCCTTTTTCCACAGTGGCAGATAGAGGAGCGAAAGAGGCGGCTACCCCGTCAGGGAGGAGGTCAGGCCGCCGCCGCAGCCGCCGTATTCGGCGCTGCAGTCGTTGATGACGACCTCCCGGTGATGGTTGAAGCAGCGCACGGCCAGATGCGTTTCGTCCGACAGAGAAACCGGGAAAGGCGGTAGGGTCCGGTTGTCCTCGATGGTAGCAGGGAATTCGAGCACGCCCTTGCTGGGATTGTGCAGGCCGATGGTGAAAATGGAGGCATCCATGAGGGTGTTGACATTCTCGTAGATGGTATGGATGATATTTTCTATTGACAGCGACGAGGTGATATCCCGGCCGATGCGGCTGAGCTGCTCCACATCCTCTTTTTGGGTGTAAACCAGATCGAGCGCCGTT from bacterium carries:
- a CDS encoding ATP-binding protein codes for the protein MISAQSRARNVYDDCHVNMLRNLAAYSAIALDNAEAYRRLTALLEELKSTQEKLVTQSKLAALGALTAGIAHEIKNPLNFVNNFAQLSRNLVDELREELSRERQDQSAIAEILVMLEQNAAKVEEHGKRADSIVRSMLQHSRGRSDERQLTDINALLAEDINLAYHGMRAQDAGFNVTIETDLDPAVGKLSVIPQDVSRVFLNIITNGFYEVHRKQLEQNGEFKPTLPVKTRSLGDQIEVRIRDNGDGIPPAIREKLFTPFFTTKPPGKGTGLGLSISYDLIVQQHGGQLFFESEEGRFAEFIIRLPR